In Carya illinoinensis cultivar Pawnee chromosome 7, C.illinoinensisPawnee_v1, whole genome shotgun sequence, the following are encoded in one genomic region:
- the LOC122317221 gene encoding protein BRICK 1-like, which translates to MARAGGITNAVNVGIAVQADWENREFISHISLNVRRLFDFLVQFEATTKSKLASLNEKLDTLERRLELLEAQVGTASANQSLFAT; encoded by the exons aTGGCAAGGGCAGGAGGGATTACAAATGCGGTGAATGTTGGGATAGCAGTGCAAGCTGATTGGGAAAACCGCGAGTTCATCTCTCACATTTCGCTCAATGTTCGACGCCTCTTTGATTTCCTTGTCCAATTCG AGGCTACAACGAAGAGCAAACTGGCATCGTTGAATGAGAAGCTTGACACACTCGAGCGGCGTCTTGAACTCCTTGAGGCCCAAGTGGGTACTGCATCAGCCAATCAGTCTCTTTTCGCTACATGA